The Achromobacter spanius genome includes the window TAGCAGGGCATACAGCAGGCCATAGCCCACCAACCCATAAAGCACCGTGCTGGCCGGCACCTGCCCCAGCACTTCGGATTGCGTAATGGTGCCGTTCACGACGAACGGTTGCAGGCCGATGATGGACACCCACCAGCCCGCCACCACGGCGATACCGCCCGAAAACATCATGCCGCACAGCACGCGCTGCCACCACACGGGCAGGGTCGAGGGATCCATCCCGCGCCGGAACGTCCATAGAAACGTCACGCATGCCACGGCCAGCATCAACAGGCCCAAGGCGACGGCCACGCGCAGCGACCAGAACGTCAGGGCCACGGGCGGCAGCATGCCGGAATATTTATCCAGCCCCTCGTAGGTGCCTTCCGCATTGCGATGCAGCCATCCGCCACCCGCGTTGCGGAAAGTCAGGGCCGACACGTTGGTGTGGCTGCGCGCATCGGGCCAGCCAAACAGCACCAGTTGCGGTTCAGTGCCGCTTTGCCAGAAACCCGCCGCCGCCGCGGCCTTGGCCGGTTGCAGCTTGGCCATGACATGACCGCTGCCGGTGGCAACCGGAATCTGCAAAAACGCGGCCACCACGCCGATGACCAGCGCCGTCTTGAATGCGTTGCGCTCGCCATCGCCCAGCGGGCGGCGCAAGGCCTGCAACGCGGTCACGCCCATCATCAGGAACGAGACGGCCAGCGCCGCCCCCACCGCCACCATGGCCATGCGCCAACCCACCGACGGATTCAGCACCACGGCCACCCAGTCGTAGACTTGGTAGCGCCCGTCGACAAGAATGGCGCCGTCGGGCGTCTGCATCCAGGATTGCAAGGCCAGCACCCAGAACACCGCTACCAACTGGCCCACCGCCACCATCAGCACCGCCAGCGTGTGCGCGGTATCGGACACGCGGCGCTGACCAAACAGCATCACGCCCAGGAAGCATGACTTCAGGACGAAGACCGACAGGATGCCGTAGCCCAGCAGGGGGCCGGCCACGTTGCCGATCTTGTCCATCAGGCCCGCCCACAGGCTGCCGATCTGAATCAGAACGGGCACGCTGGCGGCCAGGGTCAGGACGAAAGCCAGGGCGAAAATGCGCACCCAGAAGCGGTAGGCGGCGGTCCAGCCCGAGCGGCCGGACCAGCGGGCGCGCACCTTGAAAAACAGCAGCACCCAGGCAAGGGCCAGGGAAACCGCCAGGAACAGCGCCAGAAAGCTCAGGCTGGCCACGAACTGCGCACGGGCCAGGGAAAGGGTGGATATATCCATGATGGCCCGTAGTGTAGAGCCAGTTACATGGCTGTGGGGACAGTTTGAAACCGGTTGCACCGGGTTCAAAAAGGCCCCGGTTGCGGAACGTGGCAAAATTGACGCTTTGTCGCCGCTTTTTCCTATTCTTTCAAGAATGACCTCCGCCACGACGCCGACCCCAGCTGCATCCAATTTCCTGCTTAACATCGTCCAGGACGACCTTGAAGCCAACCGCTTCCAGGGCAAACGCTGGGCGGGCAAGCCTGGCCCGGCCGACGTGCAGGCGCAGGGGACGGCCGATCCGGCCCGCATCCGCACCCGCTTCCCGCCGGAGCCCAACGGCTATCTGCACATCGGTCACGCCAAGAGCATCTGCGTGAACTTCGGCCTGGCGCGCGACTTCGGCGGTGTCTGTCATCTACGCTTTGATGACACCAACCCCGAAAAGGAAGACCAGGAATACGTCGACGCCATCATCGAGGCCGTGCATTGGCTGGGCTTTGACTGGAAGGCCGACGACGGCCAGGAAAACCTGTACTTTGCCAGCGACTACTTCGGCTATATGTACGAGTTCGCCGAAGCCCTGGTCGAAGCTGGCCATGCCTACGTCGATGCGCAAAGCCCCGAAGAAATCCGCGCCAACCGTGGCACCCTGACCGAACCCGGCACCGATTCGCCCTGGCGCAACCGCCCGGCCGCGGAATCGATTGCCCTGCTGCGCGAAATGCGTGACGGCAAGCATCCGGACGGCAGCCTGGTGCTGCGCGCGAAGATCAACATGGCGTCGCCCAACATCAACCTGCGCGACCCGGTCATGTACCGCGTGCGCCACGCCACCCACCACCGCACGGGCAACCAATGGTGCATCTACCCGATGTACAGCTGGGCGCATCCGGTGGAAGACGCGCTGGAAGGCATCACGCACAGCGTGTGCACGCTGGAATTCGAAGACCAGCGTCCGTTCTACGACTGGATCCTGACGCGCCTGGCTGAACTGGGCAAGCTGGCCCAGCCGCTGCCGCACCAATATGAATTCGCCCGCCTGAACCTGAGCTACGTCGTCACCAGCAAGCGCAAGCTGCTGCAACTGGTGCGCGAAGGCCATGTGGACGGCTGGGACGACCCGCGCATGCCGACCATCTTCGGCCTGCGCCGCCGTGGCTACACGCCGGCCTCGATCCGCCTGTTCTGCGACCGCACCGCCGTGTCCAAGTCGGATTCGCGTATCGACTACAGCCTGCTCGAACAAGCCGTGCGCGACGACCTCGACCCCATCGCCGCCCGCTCGGTGGCCGTGCTGGATCCGATCAAACTGGTGATCACCAACTACGCGGAAGGCCAGACCGAGCTCTGCACCGCCCCGCGTAACCCGCATGACCCGGAAGCCGGCGTGCGTGAATTCCCGCTGTCGCGCGAGCTCTGGATTGAACGCGACGACTTCCGCGAGGAAGCGCCGAAGAAGTATTTCCGCCTGTTCCCGGGCAACACCGTGCGCCTGAAGTATGGCTACGTGGTGCGCTGCACCGGCTTCACCAAGAACGAAGCGGGCGAAGTCGTTGAAGTCCAGGCCGAGTACCTGCCCGAAACCAAGAGCGGCACCCCGGGCGCGGATAGCGTCAAGGTCAAGGGCAACATCACCTGGGTCAGCGCGGCCCATGCGGTAGCCGCCCAGATCCACCTGTACGACCGCCTGTTCGCCGACGCGCGTCCCGACGGCGGCGACAAGGACTTCCTGACCTGCCTGAATCCGAACTCCAAGCAGACCGTCACGGCCTGGCTGGAACCGGGCACCGTCGCCACGCCGGGCGCCACCTGGCAATTCGAGCGCCTGGGCTATTTCACGGCCGACCTCAAGGATTCCACGGAGGCCGCCCCGGTGCTCAACCGCATCGTGACCCTGCGCGACTCCTGGGCCCAGGGCTAGGCATCCGCGCGCGTATCACGGGAAAAGGCGCCTTGTGCGCCTTTTTCTTTCAGCTTTCGGCCCGCGCGCCCCGGCGTTGGGCGGGTTATCATGCCCGACATCCCGCAGCCGGTTGAACGCGCCTTTTTTCGGCGTCCGGACCGCCAGCCCAAATCAAGATGAACACTGAATCCCTAGCCCTGGACTTCAAAAGCGCCACCCTTTATGCCATCCGGGTGGTACTGCACAGCGCGGACCCCGAACGGCTTGCCGCCGCCCTTGCCAAGCGCATGGCCGACGCCGGCAGCTTCTTCGAAAATGAACCCGTGGTCATCGACGCCAGCCGCGTCGAAGAAACGATCGATTGGAAAGCGCTGGTCGCCGCGCTGCGCGCGCACAACCTGCCCGCGATCGGCGTGGTGGCCGAAGGCGCCAACCTGGCGGCCGCGCGCGAAGCCGGCCTGACGCCGGTTGAGCTTTCCACTCCGCCCGCGCGCCCCGCTCCCGTCGTGGATACCGCGCCGCCCAATGATGTGTCGACGCCCGTGCCGTCGGTGCCGGCCGCCGCCGTTGAAACCGCGCCCGCGCCCACCGACACGTCGGCTGCCGACGTTGCATCCAGCGACACCACCGCGACGGACACGCCGGCCAAACCCGCCTCGACCGAACCGCTGCCGGCTCGCGAGGCCAGCGGCACCACTTCAGCCGCCACGCCCACGCAGGCCGCGCCGCATTCGGCGTCGGCGCTCGTCATCACCAAACCCTTGCGATCGGGCCAGCGCGTGTACGCGCGCCACACGGACCTGGTCGTGATCGGCATGGTGAGCCAGGGCGCGGAAGTCATTGCCGATGGCAATGTGCACGTTTATGGCCCTTTGCGTGGCAAGGCCATGGCGGGTGCGCGCGGCGACACATCGGCCCGCATTTTCACGACGCATCTGGACGCCGAGCTGCTAGCCGTGGCCGGGGTGTACCGTGTCGTGGAAGACAAGCTGGACCGCACGTTGCAAAACCAGCCGGCGCTGGTGCGCCTGGATGGCGACACGCTGCGTATCGAAGCTTTGAAAAGCTGACGCGGGGACTGCTGCGCGGCGTGCGCGCCAGCGCGGTATTTCAGTCGAACATCAGCATCGAACATCAAGTCTCAACACATTCTGTAAGAAGCCTTACACAGGCTTTTTGCTTTACGATAACGCGGTTTCTTCGAACATAAGGGTTTGATCGTCATGACACGCATTGTTGTGGTGACTTCCGGCAAAGGCGGCGTGGGTAAAACCACGACGAGCGCCAGTTTTTCCGCGGGCCTCGCGATGCGGGGCCACAAGACCGCTGTCATCGACTTCGATGTCGGCCTGCGCAATCTCGACCTCATCATGGGCTGCGAGCGTCGCGTGGTGTACGACTTCGTCAACGTGATTCAGGGCGAAGCCACCCTCAACCAGGCGCTGATCAAGGACAAGCAGCTTGAAAACCTGTTCATCCTGCCCGCCTCGCAAACGCGCG containing:
- a CDS encoding cytochrome ubiquinol oxidase subunit I, which codes for MDISTLSLARAQFVASLSFLALFLAVSLALAWVLLFFKVRARWSGRSGWTAAYRFWVRIFALAFVLTLAASVPVLIQIGSLWAGLMDKIGNVAGPLLGYGILSVFVLKSCFLGVMLFGQRRVSDTAHTLAVLMVAVGQLVAVFWVLALQSWMQTPDGAILVDGRYQVYDWVAVVLNPSVGWRMAMVAVGAALAVSFLMMGVTALQALRRPLGDGERNAFKTALVIGVVAAFLQIPVATGSGHVMAKLQPAKAAAAAGFWQSGTEPQLVLFGWPDARSHTNVSALTFRNAGGGWLHRNAEGTYEGLDKYSGMLPPVALTFWSLRVAVALGLLMLAVACVTFLWTFRRGMDPSTLPVWWQRVLCGMMFSGGIAVVAGWWVSIIGLQPFVVNGTITQSEVLGQVPASTVLYGLVGYGLLYALLLAAFTGMLFHAARYGVVPVRKLAGGTP
- a CDS encoding glutamine--tRNA ligase/YqeY domain fusion protein — its product is MTSATTPTPAASNFLLNIVQDDLEANRFQGKRWAGKPGPADVQAQGTADPARIRTRFPPEPNGYLHIGHAKSICVNFGLARDFGGVCHLRFDDTNPEKEDQEYVDAIIEAVHWLGFDWKADDGQENLYFASDYFGYMYEFAEALVEAGHAYVDAQSPEEIRANRGTLTEPGTDSPWRNRPAAESIALLREMRDGKHPDGSLVLRAKINMASPNINLRDPVMYRVRHATHHRTGNQWCIYPMYSWAHPVEDALEGITHSVCTLEFEDQRPFYDWILTRLAELGKLAQPLPHQYEFARLNLSYVVTSKRKLLQLVREGHVDGWDDPRMPTIFGLRRRGYTPASIRLFCDRTAVSKSDSRIDYSLLEQAVRDDLDPIAARSVAVLDPIKLVITNYAEGQTELCTAPRNPHDPEAGVREFPLSRELWIERDDFREEAPKKYFRLFPGNTVRLKYGYVVRCTGFTKNEAGEVVEVQAEYLPETKSGTPGADSVKVKGNITWVSAAHAVAAQIHLYDRLFADARPDGGDKDFLTCLNPNSKQTVTAWLEPGTVATPGATWQFERLGYFTADLKDSTEAAPVLNRIVTLRDSWAQG
- the minC gene encoding septum site-determining protein MinC, whose product is MNTESLALDFKSATLYAIRVVLHSADPERLAAALAKRMADAGSFFENEPVVIDASRVEETIDWKALVAALRAHNLPAIGVVAEGANLAAAREAGLTPVELSTPPARPAPVVDTAPPNDVSTPVPSVPAAAVETAPAPTDTSAADVASSDTTATDTPAKPASTEPLPAREASGTTSAATPTQAAPHSASALVITKPLRSGQRVYARHTDLVVIGMVSQGAEVIADGNVHVYGPLRGKAMAGARGDTSARIFTTHLDAELLAVAGVYRVVEDKLDRTLQNQPALVRLDGDTLRIEALKS